A part of Numenius arquata chromosome 2, bNumArq3.hap1.1, whole genome shotgun sequence genomic DNA contains:
- the YARS2 gene encoding tyrosine--tRNA ligase, mitochondrial gives MAAPALRRRCGRAAGLWGGPLRAQPPLPLRRRAHHHQQQPRRARGAGGLLAAQCERGLFQEVFPAQSAEEQLPGLLEPGRPPLTAYCGFDPTADSLHVGHLLPVMGLLHFQRAGHNVIAVVGGATARLGDPSGREQAREAPSAERVREQARGLRAGLERLFGNHRELFWGSGGGRLGRAELLDNACWLGREPLLDFLGGAGGRLRMGTLLSRQSCQTRLRSPEGMSLAEFLYPALQAYDFLHLHRHHGCRVQLGGADQMGNIMSGYELVTKMTGTDVFGITVPLITSTTGDKLGKTAGNAVWLNRNKTSPFELYQFFVRQQDNVVEKYLKLFTFLPLEEIDHIMEMHAKEPEKWGPQKRLAAEVTKLVHGREGLESAKRCTKALYYSSMEALEAMSDQELQELFRQAPSAELMLEPGMNVLDLCRKANAIADGPSGYQKITDGGVSINGIRVTDPETVLILGQHILKNGVSLLRIGKKNYYIIKWLQL, from the exons ATGGCGGCGCCGGCGCTGAGGCGGCGGTGCGGGCGAGCGGCGGGGCTGTGGGGCGGCCCCCTCCGGGCCCAGCCGCCGCTCCCTCTCCGGCGCCgagcccaccaccaccagcagcagccgcGGCGGGCCCGGGGCGCTGGGGGTCTGCTGGCGGCGCAGTGCGAGCGCGGCCTCTTCCAGGAGGTGTTCCCGGCGCAGAGCGCGGAGGAGCAGCTGCCGGGGCTGCTGGAGCCGGGCCGCCCGCCCCTCACCGCCTACTGCGGCTTCGACCCCACCGCCGACTCGCTGCACGTCGGGCACTTGCTGCCCGTCATGGGGCTCCTCCACTTCCAGCGGGCCGGCCACAACGTTATCGCCGTGGTGGGAGGCGCCACGGCGCGGCTGGGGGACCCCAGCGGGCGGGAGCAGGCGCGGGAGGCGCCGTCGGCCGAGCGGGTGCGGGAGCAGGCGCGGGGTCTGCGGGCCGGCCTGGAGCGGCTCTTCGGGAACCACCGGGAGCTGTTCTGGGGGTCGGGCGGCGGGCGGCTGGGTCGGGCGGAGCTGCTGGATAACGCCTGCTGGCTGGGCCGGGAGCCCCTGCTCGACTTcctcggcggggcgggcgggcggctccgCATGGGGACGCTGCTGAGCCGGCAGAGCTGCCAGACGCGGCTGCGCAGCCCCGAGGGCATGAGCCTGGCCGAGTTCCTCTACCCGGCGCTGCAGGCCTACGACTTCCTCCACCTCCATCGCCACCACGGCTGCCGCGTCCAGCTGGGGGGAGCCGACCAGATGGGCAACATCATGTCCGGCTACGAGCTCGTCACCAA GATGACAGGAACAGATGTGTTTGGAATTACTGTACCTCTTATTACCAGTACTACTGGAGATAAACTGGGAAAGACTGCTGGCAATGCAGTTTGGCTAAACAGAAATAAGACTTCTCCATTTGAGCTATATCAGTTTTTTGTCAGACAACAAGATAACGTAGTTGAAAA GTACCTGAAACTCTTCACCTTCCTTCCTCTTGAGGAGATTGACCACATCATGGAAATGCATGCTAAAGAACCTGAAAAATGGGGCCCTCAGAAACGACTGGCTGCAGAAGTAACCAAGCTTGTTCATGGTAGAGAAGGGCTAGAATCTGCTAAGAG GTGCACTAAGGCCCTTTATTACAGCAGCATGGAGGCGTTGGAAGCTATGTCTGACCAAGAATTACAGGAACTTTTTAGACAGGCTCCTTCAGCTGAATTGATGCTTGAACCTGGAATGAACGTTCTTGACTTGTGTCGCAAAGCAAATGCCATTGCAGATGGACCTAGTGG GTACCAGAAAATTACAGATGGTGGCGTTTCAATAAATGGGATTCGAGTAACTGATCCTGAGACTGTTCTTATTCTCGGACAGCATATTCTTAAGAATGGAGTATCATTGCTTAGGattggaaagaaaaattactaCATTATAAAATGGCTGCAGTTGTGA